The proteins below are encoded in one region of Phaseolus vulgaris cultivar G19833 chromosome 1, P. vulgaris v2.0, whole genome shotgun sequence:
- the LOC137816500 gene encoding THO complex subunit 5B, producing MEDGETTEEVVVVPVSNSDGGGDELMFPHSSRDSDEESPHESLRNTKASIENIVAEILALKNQAKPKPLLTLRLRELLTQTFLHFVTLRQANRSILLEEDRARTETERAKAPLELTTQQLQNLMYEKSHYVKAIKACNDLKSKYPDIEVVSEGEFFRDAPQDMKDSVLCSHSEHNLVLKRLNFELFQRKELCKLHDKLEQKKKTLLEAIANRKKFLSSLPSHLKSLKKASLPVQNQLGVQHTKKLKRHHSAELLPPPLYVVYSQLLAQKEAFGESIDVEIVGSVKDAQSFAHTQAHKDTGISTTVESPKLENNEPDEDGQTLSKRPRRFQGKESLDQAGIFQVHPLTVNLHIYDEEVSYLESAKLITLNFEYLMQLNIICVGIKASNDGPGNDILSNLFPDDTGLELPHQSAKLYVGDAVMFNRDRTSRPYKWAQHLAGIDFLPEMAPLLFARRETPDNGEGAKGEDFLPSLSQYRQHNRLQTVLQKIRSRIKARLVLQ from the exons ATGGAAGACGGCGAAACGACGGAGGAGGTGGTTGTCGTTCCGGTTTCAAATAGCGACGGCGGTGGCGACGAGCTAATGTTTCCGCATTCCTCACGCGATTCGGACGAGGAATCTCCGCACGAATCGTTGCGTAACACGAAAGCTTCAATAGAGAACATCGTGGCTGAGATTCTCGCTCTGAAGAACCAGGCCAAACCCAAACCACTTCTCACTCTCCGACTCAGAGAGCTCCTCACTCAAACGTTCCTCCATTTCGTCACTCTTCGCCAG GCCAATCGCTCGATCTTGCTGGAGGAGGACCGTGCGAGAACGGAAACTGAGCGTGCGAAGGCGCCTCTGGAACTCACCACGCAGCAGCTTCAGAACCTGATGTACGAGAAGAGTCACTACGTGAAGGCGATAAAGGCGTGTAACGACTTAAAGTCCAAGTATCCTGATATTGAAGTGGTGTCGGAGGGCGAGTTTTTCCGTGACGCGCCGCAGGATATGAAGGACTCCGTCTTGTGCAGTCACAGTGAACATAATCTCGTGCTGAAGAGACTCAATTTTGAGTTATTTCAG CGCAAAGAGCTTTGCAAGCTTCATGACAAACTGGAGCAGAAAAAGAAAACCCTTCTGGAGGCAATTGCAAATCGAAAGAAGTTCTTGTCTAGCCTCCCTTCACATCTCAAGTCTCTTAAGAAAGCATCCTTGCCAGTACAAAATCAACTAGGAGTTCAGCATACTAAGAAACTAAAGCGGCATCATTCAGCAGAGTTGCTTCCTCCACCTCTTTATGTGGTTTATTCACAGCTGTTGGCCCAAAAGGAGGCGTTTGGAGAATCTATTGATGTGGAGATTGTAGGAAGTGTCAAAGATGCTCAATCTTTTGCCCACACTCAAGCTCACAAGGACACTG GCATTTcaactactgtagagagtcccAAATTAGAAAATAATGAACCTGATGAAGATGGTCAGACACTGAGTAAAAGGCCAAGGAGGTTTCAGGGCAAGGAGAGCCTTGACCAGGCAGGAATATTTCAAGTTCACCCACTTACAGTCAATCTCCATATCTATGATGAAGAGGTCTCTTATTTAGAGTCTGCAAAACTCATTACTCTAAATTTTGAGTACTTGATGCAGTTGAATATTATATGTGTTGGGATCAAAGCATCTAATGATGGTCCTGGGAATGACATCTTAAGCAATTTATTCCCTGATGACACAGGTCTCGAGCTTCCTCACCAG TCAGCTAAGCTCTATGTTGGGGATGCTGTAATGTTCAATCGCGATAGAACTTCACGTCCTTACAAATGGGCTCAGCACCTGGCAGGTATTGATTTCTTGCCTGAGATGGCTCCCTTGCTGTTTGCTAGACGTGAAACTCCAGACAATGGTGAAGGAGCCAAAGGTGAAGATTTCTTACCGAGTCTTTCACAATATCGCCAGCATAACCGATTACAGACAGTTCTGCAGAAAATTCGTTCAAGGATAAAAGCACGTTTGGTTCTTCAATAA